A window of Blastomonas sp. SL216 contains these coding sequences:
- a CDS encoding TetR family transcriptional regulator → MNDHEAIRIQLMEAAEEMVRTRGAVNLSLTEVAAACGMSQSSFYRYFASKEAFFEAIAGRWFEELNQIMEDVVASDLPPREKLFEFFARRVAVKRARFEADPNLFRAHMDLGEEHWEVIRGYVDLADHYMAMILGEAMAEGYFAGYDLDHVVSLTNLMLQPFCNPFVMMDMIRTATPDNLRIVINTLFDGLGTAQAISDAENVTPLRAIS, encoded by the coding sequence ATGAACGATCACGAAGCCATCCGCATCCAGTTGATGGAGGCGGCGGAAGAAATGGTCCGCACGCGCGGCGCGGTCAATCTCTCGCTGACCGAGGTGGCGGCGGCCTGCGGCATGTCCCAATCGAGCTTCTACCGCTATTTCGCGTCCAAGGAGGCGTTTTTCGAGGCGATTGCCGGGCGCTGGTTCGAGGAACTGAACCAGATCATGGAGGATGTCGTCGCATCCGACCTTCCCCCGCGCGAAAAGCTGTTCGAATTCTTTGCCCGCCGTGTCGCGGTCAAGCGCGCCCGGTTCGAGGCGGACCCCAATCTGTTCCGCGCCCATATGGACCTGGGCGAGGAGCATTGGGAGGTCATCCGGGGCTATGTCGACCTGGCCGACCATTACATGGCGATGATCCTGGGCGAGGCGATGGCCGAGGGCTATTTTGCTGGCTATGATCTCGACCATGTCGTGTCGCTGACCAATCTGATGCTGCAGCCCTTCTGCAACCCGTTCGTGATGATGGACATGATCCGCACCGCGACGCCGGACAATCTGCGCATCGTCATCAATACGCTGTTCGACGGGCTGGGCACGGCGCAGGCGATCAGCGATGCCGAGAATGTCACGCCGCTGCGCGCGATTTCCTGA
- a CDS encoding EamA family transporter: MASSAPATAPVADEPSMLSARVLVPFLLVSLIWGSTWLVIKDQISSVPPTWSVSYRFGVAAIGMFALAWWRKAPLRLDRQGHLIALALGLFQFSANFNFVYRSEMYITSGLLAVLFAMLMVPNALFSRLFLGTRIAGGFIAGTAVALAGIALLFVQEYRAMPADLGDVMKGLGLAMCGILCASIANVMQSAERVKAMPILSLLAWAMLWGALGNAVLALVLFGPPVFESRPAYLGGILYLGLMGSVVTFPMYFALIRDIGAARAAYSSVLVPVVAMVLSTLFEGYRWSLLAAAGAALGMIGLVIAMRARSPRTPRLSG, translated from the coding sequence ATGGCGAGCAGTGCGCCCGCCACGGCCCCGGTCGCTGACGAACCGTCGATGCTGTCGGCGCGCGTGCTCGTGCCGTTCCTGCTGGTCTCGCTGATCTGGGGTTCGACTTGGCTGGTGATCAAGGACCAGATTTCCAGCGTCCCGCCGACCTGGTCGGTCAGCTATCGGTTCGGCGTGGCAGCCATCGGCATGTTCGCGCTCGCCTGGTGGCGCAAGGCTCCGCTCCGGCTTGACCGCCAGGGGCATCTAATCGCGCTGGCCCTGGGGCTGTTCCAGTTCTCGGCCAATTTCAACTTCGTCTACCGGTCGGAAATGTACATCACCTCGGGCCTGCTCGCGGTGCTGTTCGCGATGCTGATGGTGCCCAATGCGCTGTTCTCGCGGCTGTTTCTGGGTACCCGGATCGCGGGCGGCTTCATCGCGGGAACTGCGGTGGCGCTGGCGGGGATCGCGCTGCTGTTCGTGCAGGAATATCGCGCGATGCCGGCGGATCTGGGCGATGTGATGAAGGGGCTGGGGCTCGCGATGTGCGGCATCCTGTGCGCCTCGATCGCCAATGTCATGCAGTCGGCCGAGCGGGTGAAGGCCATGCCGATCCTGAGCCTGCTCGCCTGGGCGATGCTCTGGGGTGCGCTGGGCAATGCGGTGCTGGCCCTGGTGCTGTTCGGGCCGCCGGTGTTCGAAAGCCGCCCGGCCTATCTGGGCGGTATCCTGTATCTGGGGCTGATGGGATCGGTCGTCACTTTCCCGATGTATTTCGCGCTGATCCGCGACATTGGCGCAGCGCGCGCGGCCTATAGCAGCGTCCTGGTTCCGGTCGTGGCGATGGTGCTGTCGACGCTGTTCGAAGGCTATCGCTGGAGCCTGCTCGCCGCCGCCGGGGCCGCGCTCGGCATGATCGGCCTGGTGATCGCGATGCGCGCGCGCAGCCCCCGGACACCGCGCCTTTCGGGCTGA
- a CDS encoding folate-binding protein: MSRPTMLALRALIRLSPTEPQEDVRGFLQGLVTQDTLLVAPQAPQYAGLLSAQGKTMFDFLLWDDGTDVLIDCAREAAGDLAKRLGIYRLRRKISIAPEEAMAVHWSPDAVEGAVPDPRLAALGWRWLAPAGGDSSEHSADDAWLAHRLTLGVPEGAAEIGDILWLETNAVELNGVSFSKGCYVGQENTARMNWRQKVNRRIVVLPLAEANEKRQKTAYPALGLSVEHRRTEDLDPGRLPAWLQAAQA; the protein is encoded by the coding sequence ATGTCCAGACCCACCATGCTCGCCCTTCGCGCCCTTATCCGCCTGTCGCCTACAGAGCCGCAAGAGGATGTGCGCGGCTTCCTGCAGGGACTGGTGACCCAGGATACGCTGCTCGTGGCACCGCAAGCCCCTCAATATGCCGGGCTTTTGAGCGCGCAGGGCAAGACGATGTTCGACTTTCTGCTCTGGGACGATGGCACAGATGTGCTGATCGATTGCGCGCGCGAGGCCGCAGGAGACCTGGCCAAACGGCTGGGAATCTATCGCCTGCGACGCAAGATTTCTATCGCGCCCGAAGAGGCAATGGCGGTCCATTGGTCGCCGGACGCTGTCGAAGGTGCGGTGCCCGATCCGCGCCTTGCCGCGCTGGGCTGGCGATGGCTGGCGCCTGCTGGTGGCGACAGCAGCGAGCATAGCGCCGACGATGCCTGGCTGGCGCACCGCCTGACGCTGGGCGTGCCCGAAGGCGCGGCCGAGATCGGCGACATATTGTGGCTCGAAACAAATGCGGTCGAATTGAACGGGGTCAGCTTCAGCAAGGGTTGCTATGTCGGCCAGGAAAATACCGCGCGGATGAACTGGCGGCAGAAGGTCAACCGGCGGATCGTCGTGCTGCCACTCGCGGAAGCGAACGAAAAGCGGCAGAAAACCGCCTATCCTGCGCTGGGACTTTCGGTGGAACACCGCCGCACCGAAGATCTTGACCCGGGCCGCCTGCCCGCCTGGTTGCAAGCCGCGCAAGCCTGA
- a CDS encoding ATP-binding protein produces MGASIDIGLDETGQPVGIDIEELLATRLLVQGNSGSGKSHLLRRLLEESAGLVQQVIIDPEGDFATLADAYSHIVIDAGDYNEREIARIAARIREHRASVILNLESLELEAQMTCAATFLNAMFDAPREHWYPALVVVDEAQMFAPSVAGDVPDQVRRASLSAMTNLMCRGRKRGLAGAIATQRLAKLAKNVAAEASNFLMGRTFLDIDMARAADLLGMERRQAERIRDLERGCFLGLGPAISRRPITTRIGATRTTSRTGTHKLLPMPEAQGEDLRDMLLAAAASDTPVPMAAPRPVPIAADELISAIAPAPLPQPHPMPEHSAMFAARKEAEDAADAIDAEAVVVAVLADMLADGSTATQTEALLYQDFSVRCRMQRLIRPPLDLEGFRQRLALARGGVMDPADPVWAPLLEAASRLPQEMYAPFLLIARAAMDGQPCPDDAALGRAYGTGSPGRIRRLIEYMEKQGVIVVRADFGGRRSIGIPDLGLSTGAE; encoded by the coding sequence GTGGGCGCATCGATCGACATAGGTCTGGATGAGACAGGGCAGCCTGTCGGCATCGATATTGAGGAATTGCTGGCCACCAGACTTCTGGTGCAGGGCAATTCCGGATCGGGCAAATCGCATCTGCTGCGCCGCCTGCTCGAAGAGAGTGCCGGGCTCGTCCAGCAGGTGATCATCGACCCCGAGGGCGATTTCGCCACGCTGGCCGACGCCTATTCGCACATCGTCATCGACGCGGGCGACTATAACGAGCGCGAGATCGCGCGGATTGCCGCGCGCATCCGCGAACACCGCGCCTCGGTCATCCTCAACCTCGAATCGCTGGAGCTCGAAGCGCAGATGACCTGCGCCGCGACCTTCCTCAACGCGATGTTCGATGCCCCGCGCGAACATTGGTATCCGGCGCTGGTGGTGGTCGACGAAGCGCAGATGTTCGCGCCATCGGTCGCAGGCGATGTGCCCGATCAGGTGCGCCGCGCCAGCCTGTCGGCGATGACCAACCTGATGTGCCGTGGCCGCAAGCGCGGGCTTGCCGGCGCCATCGCCACGCAGCGCCTCGCCAAGCTGGCCAAGAACGTTGCGGCAGAGGCGAGCAACTTCCTGATGGGGCGCACCTTTCTCGACATCGACATGGCGCGCGCCGCCGATCTTCTGGGCATGGAACGCCGACAGGCCGAGCGCATCCGCGACCTGGAGCGCGGCTGCTTTCTGGGGCTGGGCCCGGCGATTTCGCGCCGCCCCATCACCACCCGCATCGGTGCCACGCGCACCACCAGCCGTACCGGCACGCACAAGCTGCTGCCGATGCCCGAGGCGCAGGGCGAAGACCTGCGCGACATGCTGCTGGCAGCGGCAGCCAGCGACACTCCGGTGCCGATGGCCGCACCGCGCCCCGTTCCGATCGCCGCCGACGAGCTGATCAGCGCCATCGCGCCCGCGCCGCTCCCCCAGCCGCATCCGATGCCCGAACATTCTGCAATGTTCGCCGCGCGCAAGGAAGCCGAAGACGCGGCTGACGCGATCGATGCCGAGGCCGTGGTCGTCGCGGTGCTCGCCGACATGCTGGCCGATGGCAGCACCGCGACACAGACCGAGGCTTTGCTCTATCAGGATTTCTCGGTGCGCTGCCGGATGCAGCGGCTGATCCGTCCGCCGCTCGACCTCGAAGGCTTTCGCCAGCGGCTCGCGCTGGCGCGCGGCGGGGTGATGGATCCGGCCGATCCGGTCTGGGCGCCGCTGCTCGAGGCTGCGAGCCGCCTGCCGCAGGAAATGTACGCGCCCTTCCTGTTGATCGCGCGCGCGGCGATGGACGGCCAGCCCTGCCCCGATGATGCCGCATTGGGCCGCGCTTATGGCACCGGCTCGCCGGGCCGCATCCGCCGGCTGATCGAATATATGGAAAAGCAGGGCGTCATCGTCGTCCGCGCCGATTTCGGCGGGCGGAGGTCGATCGGGATACCGGATCTGGGGCTCAGCACCGGGGCGGAATAG
- a CDS encoding HU family DNA-binding protein has product MNNAELAEKIAADHGVTKADARKLVDGVFAAIADAAAAGEEISINGFGKFKVKATPEREGRNPGTGATITIKASKKLGFTPAKAVKDKLNG; this is encoded by the coding sequence ATGAACAACGCTGAACTCGCAGAGAAAATTGCCGCCGATCACGGCGTGACCAAGGCGGATGCCCGCAAGCTGGTCGATGGCGTTTTCGCTGCGATCGCCGATGCAGCTGCCGCTGGCGAAGAAATCTCGATCAACGGCTTTGGCAAGTTCAAGGTCAAGGCAACTCCGGAGCGCGAAGGTCGCAACCCGGGCACCGGCGCCACCATCACCATCAAGGCCTCCAAGAAGCTCGGCTTCACCCCCGCAAAGGCGGTGAAGGACAAGCTGAACGGCTGA
- a CDS encoding dihydroorotase produces MTASYDLIVKNGTVYLPGGPVSADIGVIGGKIAGIGPLAGDAGEVIDCTGLHVLPGVIDSQVHFREPGLEHKEDLESGSRAAVMGGVTAVFEMPNTKPNTDTADRVADKLARAHHRMWCDHAFYVGATSANAESLKELERLPGTAGVKIFMGASTGDLLVADDGALARVLASGKRRVAIHAEDEFRMNERADLRVSGDPSSHPVWRDDESAILATRRILRLAREAKRRIHILHITTPAELELIAQHKDIATCEVTPQHLTLAGEEAYPRLGSYAQMNPPIRSGAHRDGLWRWLAQGVPDVIGSDHAPHTIEEKSKTYPDTPSGMPGVQTLLPLLLDHMHHGRLSMQRLIDLTSAGAQRIFGLVGKGRIAAGYDADFTIVDLKKRWTVTEDWLQSRCGWSPFTGMELTGKPIGTIIRGNRVMWEDTLADSAIGEPVRFEATEF; encoded by the coding sequence ATGACAGCGAGCTACGACCTGATCGTCAAGAACGGCACCGTGTACCTGCCCGGCGGGCCGGTTTCAGCCGATATCGGTGTGATCGGCGGCAAGATCGCAGGCATCGGCCCGCTGGCGGGCGATGCGGGCGAGGTGATCGACTGCACCGGCTTGCATGTGCTGCCCGGCGTGATCGACAGCCAGGTGCATTTCCGCGAGCCGGGGCTGGAGCACAAGGAAGACCTGGAATCGGGCAGCCGCGCCGCCGTGATGGGCGGGGTCACTGCGGTGTTCGAAATGCCCAATACCAAGCCCAATACCGACACCGCCGATCGTGTTGCCGACAAGCTGGCGCGCGCGCATCACCGCATGTGGTGCGACCATGCCTTTTATGTCGGCGCGACCTCCGCCAATGCCGAATCGCTGAAGGAGCTGGAGCGCCTGCCTGGGACCGCGGGCGTGAAGATCTTCATGGGGGCGTCCACGGGCGACCTGCTGGTGGCCGATGATGGCGCGCTGGCCCGGGTGCTGGCGAGCGGCAAGCGCCGCGTCGCGATCCATGCCGAGGACGAATTCCGGATGAACGAGCGCGCTGACCTGCGCGTTTCCGGCGATCCCTCGTCGCACCCCGTCTGGCGCGACGACGAAAGCGCGATCCTGGCGACGCGCCGCATCCTGCGCCTAGCGCGCGAGGCGAAGCGCCGCATCCACATTCTGCACATCACCACTCCGGCAGAGCTGGAACTGATCGCGCAGCACAAGGACATCGCGACCTGCGAGGTGACGCCGCAGCATCTGACGCTGGCCGGCGAAGAGGCCTATCCGCGCCTGGGCAGCTATGCGCAGATGAACCCGCCGATCCGCAGCGGCGCGCATCGCGACGGGCTGTGGCGCTGGCTGGCTCAGGGCGTGCCCGATGTCATCGGGTCTGACCATGCGCCGCACACGATCGAGGAAAAGAGCAAGACCTATCCCGATACGCCCAGCGGCATGCCCGGTGTGCAGACGCTGCTGCCGCTGCTGCTCGACCATATGCACCATGGGCGGCTGTCGATGCAGCGGCTGATCGACCTGACCTCGGCGGGGGCGCAGCGCATTTTCGGGCTGGTCGGCAAGGGCCGGATCGCCGCAGGTTACGATGCCGATTTCACGATCGTCGACCTCAAGAAGCGCTGGACGGTGACCGAGGACTGGCTGCAGTCGCGCTGCGGCTGGAGTCCGTTCACCGGCATGGAGCTGACCGGCAAGCCGATCGGCACGATCATTCGCGGGAACCGGGTGATGTGGGAGGACACGCTGGCCGACAGCGCGATCGGCGAGCCGGTGCGCTTCGAAGCGACGGAGTTCTAG
- a CDS encoding filamentous hemagglutinin N-terminal domain-containing protein, with protein sequence MRAWLAHCSALALLAAPAFAQDGGGPPTAITPDTLPSFATGTTATTDGAVTTIGGGVRAGDNLFHSFARFNLGPGDIARWTASDALTIRNVINRVTGGERSFIAGTIDASAIPGADFYFINPAGIVFGDGAAIDVGGAAHFSTAQTLGFADGSVLVSGTGSGSTFSMAEPARFGFLGNNQPITFLPVAQPDPDRFFRGNPMGRLTLNASDILLSQATLFVRSFEARAVGQGRGTVVHGGPLGQGIRGGRIDLLGSRIFVDQDGYAALSSDSMLLDGRSLVSVMASAAERPAIGVLVNRLDIPDGEFRVAGIDGETADSGNIDIQAETITLRRLGAIRSESVIEGGGGTIRVTANHLLIDGGTIEAQGLSAPGRSVGNIHVRAGLLELIDVGNIETTLSSSDGRPTGTTGHIVIDAGRIFMDDRGLILAENQGREASGPGSITINADQLTIGQGRISTRTETATPAGPINVTVRGLLELKGVGGIQSISQGFGDAGAITIRAGTLRMINDGNGGPAISSETELPRAQEFKRLSDYTGAAGRISIQTDSLEMIGITSITTSSSSLGNAGDIVIQAGRITMSGGAEISSAARKLLVPPSDEEFEANPDLVPELREIAGPGRAGTITLAVTGMLSIEGATVSTATEGFGAAGSVLVAADRIAMGQGSRISSGAGDLAPGQAGTVVLIARQIALADGAEVTTSSANVTTAGAITLAAEEEIRITGMGSRVASTNTATSGGAAGNISIGAPRITLGPGGTITTSALTGAAGQIELLLPETGLLRLAGGANPATVATSSGPGTGGRITINRPYALIADGARIEALGQQRGANVQLATDFFIRSADNSNLLLVDGDLVVDSQVGNVSSGIDTPDISFGDAAGVLAGQCRAARSSGSVSRLAIDQVGPLALDPAGQAPAGQAPAGGCR encoded by the coding sequence ATGAGGGCTTGGCTTGCGCATTGCTCTGCGCTGGCGCTCCTCGCCGCACCGGCCTTTGCGCAGGATGGAGGCGGGCCGCCCACCGCGATCACGCCTGATACGCTGCCCTCGTTCGCCACCGGCACAACCGCCACGACCGATGGCGCGGTAACGACCATCGGCGGCGGCGTGCGCGCGGGCGACAATCTGTTCCACAGCTTTGCACGCTTCAACCTGGGCCCCGGAGATATCGCGCGCTGGACCGCAAGCGACGCGCTGACCATCCGCAATGTCATCAACCGGGTGACGGGCGGCGAGCGCTCGTTCATCGCCGGGACGATCGATGCCAGCGCGATTCCGGGCGCGGATTTCTATTTCATCAATCCGGCGGGCATTGTCTTTGGCGATGGCGCGGCGATCGATGTCGGCGGGGCCGCGCATTTCTCCACCGCGCAGACATTGGGCTTTGCCGATGGGTCGGTGCTGGTCTCGGGCACGGGTTCGGGATCGACCTTCAGCATGGCAGAGCCCGCGCGCTTCGGCTTTCTGGGCAACAATCAGCCGATCACGTTCCTGCCGGTCGCGCAGCCGGACCCGGACAGGTTCTTTCGTGGCAATCCGATGGGGCGGCTGACGCTCAACGCCAGCGATATCCTGTTGTCGCAGGCGACGCTGTTCGTCCGCAGCTTCGAGGCACGCGCGGTGGGGCAGGGGCGGGGCACGGTGGTGCACGGAGGTCCGCTCGGCCAGGGCATACGCGGCGGGCGGATCGATCTTCTGGGCAGCCGGATCTTCGTCGATCAGGATGGCTATGCCGCGCTTTCTTCTGACAGCATGCTGCTGGATGGACGGAGTCTGGTCTCGGTCATGGCCAGCGCTGCCGAACGACCGGCCATTGGCGTGCTGGTGAACCGGCTCGATATTCCCGACGGTGAGTTCAGGGTTGCCGGGATAGACGGTGAAACAGCCGATAGCGGCAATATCGACATCCAGGCAGAGACGATCACCCTCAGGCGGCTTGGGGCGATCCGCAGCGAAAGCGTGATCGAGGGGGGCGGGGGGACGATCCGGGTGACCGCCAACCATCTCCTGATCGATGGCGGCACGATTGAGGCGCAGGGCCTCTCGGCACCCGGACGATCGGTCGGCAACATTCATGTTCGCGCAGGTCTTCTCGAACTGATCGATGTCGGCAACATCGAGACCACGCTTTCCAGCTCCGATGGCAGACCCACCGGCACAACCGGCCATATCGTCATCGACGCAGGCCGGATTTTCATGGATGATCGGGGGCTGATCCTCGCCGAGAACCAGGGGCGCGAGGCGTCAGGGCCGGGCAGCATCACCATCAACGCGGACCAGCTGACCATCGGGCAGGGGCGCATTTCCACCCGCACGGAAACGGCGACGCCGGCAGGACCGATCAATGTCACGGTCAGGGGCCTGCTGGAGCTGAAAGGGGTGGGCGGCATCCAGTCGATCAGCCAGGGCTTTGGCGATGCCGGTGCAATCACGATCCGCGCTGGGACGCTCCGCATGATCAACGATGGCAATGGCGGCCCTGCCATTTCGTCCGAGACCGAGCTTCCGCGCGCGCAGGAATTCAAGCGGCTGAGCGACTATACCGGGGCTGCCGGCAGGATTTCGATCCAGACGGACAGCCTGGAGATGATCGGAATCACGTCGATCACGACATCCAGCTCCAGCCTGGGCAATGCCGGCGACATCGTCATTCAGGCGGGACGGATCACGATGTCCGGTGGCGCGGAAATCAGTTCTGCCGCCCGCAAGCTGCTGGTGCCGCCGAGCGATGAGGAGTTCGAGGCCAATCCCGATCTGGTGCCCGAGCTGCGCGAGATAGCCGGTCCCGGTCGCGCGGGCACGATCACGCTGGCGGTGACCGGTATGCTGTCGATCGAGGGGGCTACCGTCTCCACCGCGACCGAAGGCTTTGGCGCAGCCGGGTCGGTGCTGGTGGCGGCAGACCGGATAGCGATGGGCCAGGGCAGCCGGATCAGCTCGGGCGCGGGCGATCTTGCCCCCGGCCAGGCGGGCACGGTCGTGCTGATTGCCCGTCAGATCGCGCTGGCCGACGGGGCAGAGGTGACCACCAGCTCGGCCAATGTCACCACGGCGGGCGCGATCACGCTGGCGGCCGAGGAGGAGATTCGCATCACCGGTATGGGCAGCCGCGTGGCCAGCACCAACACGGCCACCAGCGGCGGCGCGGCGGGCAATATCAGTATCGGCGCGCCGCGCATCACTTTGGGGCCGGGCGGCACCATCACCACCAGTGCGCTGACAGGCGCGGCGGGACAGATCGAGCTGCTGCTGCCCGAGACCGGGCTGCTGAGGCTCGCGGGTGGTGCCAATCCCGCAACGGTCGCCACATCGTCCGGTCCGGGTACTGGCGGGCGCATCACTATCAACCGCCCCTATGCGCTGATCGCCGATGGCGCGCGGATCGAGGCGCTGGGGCAGCAGCGCGGCGCGAACGTTCAGCTCGCCACCGATTTCTTCATCCGCTCGGCCGACAACAGCAACCTGTTGCTCGTCGATGGCGATCTGGTCGTCGACAGCCAGGTCGGCAATGTCAGCAGCGGCATCGACACGCCCGATATCAGCTTTGGCGATGCGGCAGGCGTGCTTGCGGGCCAATGCCGCGCCGCGCGCAGCAGCGGATCGGTGAGCCGGCTTGCCATCGATCAGGTCGGGCCGCTGGCGCTCGATCCAGCGGGTCAGGCGCCTGCGGGCCAGGCTCCTGCGGGAGGCTGCCGTTGA
- a CDS encoding beta-eliminating lyase-related protein, whose product MKFFSDNAAAVHPHVMEALVAANRLDSPYDGDALSQALDDRFSQLFGTRVRALWVATGTAANALALSALCPPHKGVICHKMAHIEQDECGAPGFFMHGAKLILADGEGAKLTAQEVARVAGNIRDDVHQVQPACVSITNASEYGLTYSPAEVAAIGDVCKARGLKLHMDGARFANAIASTGADPADVTWRAGVDMLSFGCVKNGGMNAEAIIVFDYGLGGDLPYLRKRAGQLQSKGRFLAAQLLAMLEDDLWLANARAANAGAQAIAKAAGDRLLYPVQANEVFVKLTAAEAASLRGQGFEFYDWGEMTPEGGEARFVTAWDQDAETVAPLAAAIAAL is encoded by the coding sequence ATGAAGTTCTTCTCCGACAATGCCGCTGCCGTCCATCCGCACGTGATGGAGGCTCTCGTCGCCGCCAACCGGCTCGATTCGCCTTATGATGGCGATGCGTTGAGCCAGGCGCTGGACGACCGGTTCAGCCAGCTGTTCGGCACGCGGGTGCGGGCGTTGTGGGTGGCGACGGGGACTGCGGCCAACGCGCTCGCATTGTCGGCGCTCTGCCCGCCACACAAGGGCGTGATCTGCCACAAGATGGCGCATATCGAGCAGGACGAATGCGGCGCGCCCGGTTTCTTCATGCATGGCGCCAAGCTGATCCTGGCCGATGGCGAGGGCGCCAAGCTGACCGCGCAAGAGGTGGCGCGGGTCGCGGGCAATATCCGCGACGATGTTCACCAGGTGCAGCCCGCCTGTGTCTCGATCACCAATGCCAGCGAATATGGCCTGACCTATTCGCCCGCAGAGGTCGCCGCGATCGGCGATGTCTGCAAGGCGCGGGGGCTGAAGCTGCACATGGATGGCGCGCGCTTTGCCAATGCCATTGCCTCGACCGGAGCAGACCCCGCCGATGTCACCTGGCGCGCGGGCGTCGACATGCTGAGCTTTGGCTGCGTCAAGAATGGCGGGATGAATGCCGAGGCGATCATCGTGTTCGACTACGGCTTGGGCGGCGATCTGCCCTATCTGCGCAAGCGTGCGGGCCAGCTGCAGTCCAAGGGGCGGTTCCTGGCGGCTCAGCTGCTGGCGATGCTGGAGGACGATCTGTGGCTGGCCAATGCCCGCGCCGCCAATGCAGGCGCGCAGGCCATTGCAAAGGCCGCGGGCGACCGGCTGCTTTACCCGGTCCAGGCGAACGAGGTGTTCGTCAAGCTGACCGCGGCCGAGGCGGCATCCTTGCGCGGCCAGGGCTTTGAATTCTACGACTGGGGCGAGATGACGCCCGAAGGCGGCGAGGCGCGGTTCGTTACCGCCTGGGATCAGGATGCCGAAACCGTCGCTCCGCTCGCCGCTGCCATCGCCGCCTTGTGA
- a CDS encoding GtrA family protein — MYRLLTRYSLVGVANTLVGCSVIFACLLAGTSGLAANIAGYAVGLICSFTLNRHYVFGARGAVSAREVAKFLAAFGLSYASNLIVLRSVQSVLGETSPFAQVPAIITYSLVFFIISHRFVFKRAGLE, encoded by the coding sequence ATGTACCGGTTGCTGACCCGATATTCGCTGGTGGGCGTGGCCAATACGCTGGTCGGCTGCTCGGTCATCTTTGCCTGCCTGCTGGCCGGCACCAGCGGACTTGCCGCCAATATCGCCGGCTATGCCGTCGGGCTGATCTGCTCGTTCACGCTCAACCGCCATTATGTGTTCGGCGCGCGCGGCGCGGTATCGGCACGGGAAGTTGCCAAGTTCCTCGCGGCCTTCGGCCTATCCTATGCCAGCAACCTGATCGTGCTGCGATCGGTCCAGTCGGTTCTGGGCGAGACCAGCCCCTTCGCGCAGGTGCCCGCGATCATCACCTATTCGCTGGTGTTCTTCATCATCTCGCATCGGTTCGTGTTCAAGCGGGCGGGGCTGGAATGA
- a CDS encoding glycosyltransferase family 2 protein — MQLANNISNPLDLSVVIPVFNEEAGIDALIARVTGVCSAVFGDRYEIILVNDGSRDGSWPLICAHAERNPHIVAVNLSRNYGHQMALTAGLNHVRGALAFVLDADLQDPPELLEPMLAKIREGYDVVYGQRTSRQGETAFKRGTASIFYRLLGSMTDTNIPRDTGDFRLMTRRVVEQLNAMPERYRFTRGLVSWVGFKQAAFPYEREARFAGQSHYPLTKMIALAIDAVTSFSVVPLRFASHLGMIFGAAGLLALFWIAAVWLAGGTVQGWASLAALTLIMGSVQLIMLGVFGEYLGRMYMESKHRPLFIVSEVRHNPASTDAAGDADRASNPVARMEQQLRESFRAAG, encoded by the coding sequence TTGCAACTCGCAAACAATATTTCGAATCCGCTCGATCTTTCGGTCGTCATCCCCGTTTTCAACGAAGAAGCGGGGATAGATGCTTTGATCGCCCGCGTTACCGGGGTGTGCAGCGCCGTTTTTGGCGACCGGTACGAGATCATCCTGGTCAATGACGGATCGAGAGATGGCAGCTGGCCGCTGATCTGCGCCCATGCCGAACGCAATCCGCATATCGTGGCGGTCAACCTCTCGCGCAATTACGGGCACCAGATGGCGCTGACCGCCGGGTTGAACCATGTGCGCGGCGCGCTGGCCTTCGTGCTGGATGCAGACCTGCAGGACCCGCCCGAACTGCTGGAGCCGATGCTGGCGAAAATCCGCGAAGGCTATGACGTGGTCTATGGCCAGCGCACCAGCCGCCAGGGCGAGACCGCATTCAAGCGCGGCACGGCGTCGATTTTCTATCGCCTGCTGGGATCGATGACCGACACGAACATCCCGCGCGATACCGGTGATTTCCGCCTGATGACGCGCCGCGTGGTCGAGCAGCTGAACGCCATGCCCGAGCGTTATCGCTTCACGCGCGGGCTGGTCAGCTGGGTCGGGTTCAAGCAGGCCGCCTTCCCCTATGAGCGCGAAGCCCGTTTTGCCGGGCAAAGCCATTATCCGCTGACCAAGATGATTGCGCTGGCGATCGATGCGGTGACCAGCTTTTCCGTCGTACCGCTGCGCTTCGCATCGCATCTGGGGATGATATTCGGTGCTGCCGGGCTGCTGGCCCTGTTCTGGATTGCCGCCGTCTGGCTGGCGGGCGGCACCGTGCAGGGCTGGGCCAGCCTGGCCGCGCTGACCCTGATCATGGGCAGCGTGCAACTGATCATGCTGGGCGTGTTCGGCGAATATCTGGGCCGCATGTACATGGAGTCCAAGCACCGTCCGCTGTTCATCGTCTCGGAGGTGCGGCACAATCCTGCCAGCACCGATGCCGCAGGGGATGCCGACCGGGCGAGCAACCCCGTGGCCCGCATGGAGCAGCAACTGCGCGAGAGCTTCCGTGCCGCTGGCTGA